Proteins from one Prevotella sp. E2-28 genomic window:
- the cas9 gene encoding type II CRISPR RNA-guided endonuclease Cas9 (Cas9, originally named Csn1, is the large, multifunctional signature protein of type II CRISPR/Cas systems. It is well known even to general audiences because its RNA-guided endonuclease activity has made it a popular tool for custom editing of eukaryotic genomes.) — protein MKKILGLDLGTTSIGWALVNEKENEDEKSSIIRLGVRVNPLTIDETLNFEKGKSITTNADRTLKRSMRRNLQRYKLRREHLIVILKQHGLIDDDTILSEKGNGTTFETYRLRAKAATEKICLTEFARVLLQINKKRGYKSSRKAKSTEEGQLIDGMEIAQLLYNNNLTPGQLSLQLLNEGRKYIPDFYRSDLINEFNKIWDFQRHYYPDILTNKLCEELNGKNKTQSWAICAKPFNIVGIKRETKGIEQRVENYRWRTLALSQKIGLEELAIVLQEINGQISNASGYLGDISDRSKILYFNKQTVGQYLMSELQKNPNYSLKNKVFYRQDYLNEFETIWETQARFYPELTSDLKKEIRDIIIFYQRPLKSQKGLVSFCEFESKKITVEVDGKQKMKTVGLRVCPKSSPLFQEFKIWQRLNDIVVSGNVIPVEQLDLFDNPSTFKRGKRSLYQEEKERLFEELNYKEKLTKAESLKLLYGNSKDYDLNFQTLEGNTTQAELFKAYQTIIEMSGHGTYNFAKMETNEALRTVREVFDKLNISTDILTFDSSLEGHVLEQQSMYRLWHLLYSFEGDNSVMGNESLINKLKELFGFEKEYATVLSNVIFKSDYASLSAKAIRKILPHLKDGNDYSVACEYAGYRHSKRSLTKEEIKNKILKDKLELLPRNSLRNPVVEKILNQMINVVNSVSSAYGKPDEIRIELARELKKSAKEREEMTKSINATTRLHEDYVKILKAEPFNLSHVSRNDIIRYKLYLELEKNAYKTLYSNTYISKEKLFTKEFEIEHIIPKAKLFDDSLSNKTLEARQVNLDKRDMTAFDFIEEKYGKEYASKYANKIEDFYLSKIISKTKRDKLLMKEAEIPSGFINRDLRDSQYIAKKAREILEEYVPVVVPTTGSVTDRLREDWQLVDVMQELNWDKYDKLGMTKYEIGHDGQLIPKIKDWTKRNDHRHHAMDALTIAFTKHSYIQYLNNLNARVQKGVDDYIDLEMVNLSELDKEQRSSVMYAIERKELQRDKHGKLRFIAPMPIDQFREEAKRQLEKIIISNKAKNKVVTRNINISKKKSGTNKAIQLTPRGQLHLETIYGSNKTPIIKEEKINASFDKLKIATICSKKYREALSNRLKQFANDPKKAFTGKNSLDKNPVWVDDRRTEKVPEKVKTLSYETIYTIRKEITPDLKIDKVVDNRIKSILQTRLAKYGGDAKAAFSNLDKNPIWIDKEKGISLKRVTITGINNAVALHDKRDKDGKLILNKDGKTQPVDFVSTGNNHHVAIYRKPKVDKEGEQLYGNGGEPLFDYDEKVVSFYEATSLAVLGYPIIDKEYMKDQGWQFLFTMKQNEYFVFPRYDDNGNMIFNPHDYDEEWYHNPENYPIISPNLFRVQSISKVMYGNSPVRDYIFRHHLETTVSSKLKGVTYQQHKSLSFIPYIVKVRVNHIGQIVSIGEYE, from the coding sequence ATGAAGAAAATTCTTGGCCTTGATTTAGGAACAACAAGCATAGGTTGGGCGCTCGTAAATGAGAAAGAGAATGAGGACGAAAAGTCATCAATCATCAGGTTAGGAGTTAGAGTAAATCCTCTAACCATTGACGAGACATTAAACTTTGAGAAAGGAAAGAGTATCACAACAAATGCTGACAGAACCTTAAAAAGAAGCATGCGGAGGAATCTTCAGCGTTACAAGTTACGCCGTGAACATCTTATTGTCATATTAAAGCAACACGGATTAATTGACGATGACACAATTTTGTCAGAAAAAGGTAATGGTACAACCTTTGAGACCTATCGTCTAAGGGCAAAGGCAGCAACCGAGAAAATATGTTTAACGGAGTTTGCGCGCGTTCTTTTACAGATAAACAAGAAAAGAGGATATAAGAGTAGTCGAAAAGCAAAATCCACTGAGGAGGGGCAGTTGATAGACGGAATGGAAATTGCTCAGCTATTGTATAACAACAATCTGACTCCTGGTCAATTATCATTGCAATTACTTAATGAGGGAAGGAAATATATTCCTGACTTTTACAGATCTGATTTAATAAACGAATTCAATAAGATATGGGATTTCCAGCGACATTATTACCCTGATATCTTAACAAATAAATTGTGCGAAGAACTGAATGGTAAGAACAAAACACAATCATGGGCTATTTGTGCAAAGCCATTTAATATAGTTGGAATCAAACGAGAGACCAAAGGTATTGAGCAACGAGTTGAAAATTATCGTTGGCGTACATTGGCGTTGTCTCAAAAAATTGGTTTAGAAGAACTTGCAATTGTCTTGCAAGAAATTAATGGGCAGATTAGCAATGCCAGTGGCTATTTAGGAGATATTAGTGACCGCAGTAAAATTCTTTATTTTAACAAGCAAACTGTAGGACAATACTTAATGTCAGAATTACAAAAGAATCCAAATTACAGTTTGAAAAATAAGGTGTTTTATAGGCAAGACTATCTTAACGAGTTTGAAACAATTTGGGAAACACAAGCCAGATTTTACCCAGAGTTAACTTCTGACTTAAAGAAAGAAATTCGAGATATTATTATCTTCTATCAACGCCCTCTGAAATCGCAAAAAGGATTAGTATCTTTTTGTGAATTTGAAAGCAAAAAGATTACAGTTGAAGTTGATGGAAAACAAAAGATGAAAACTGTAGGTTTGAGGGTCTGTCCCAAGTCTTCTCCTCTTTTTCAAGAATTCAAAATCTGGCAAAGATTAAACGATATTGTCGTTTCTGGAAACGTGATACCCGTCGAACAGTTAGACCTGTTTGACAATCCATCAACTTTTAAACGTGGAAAACGTTCTTTGTATCAAGAAGAAAAGGAACGCCTTTTTGAAGAACTAAATTACAAAGAGAAACTTACAAAAGCAGAATCTTTAAAGTTACTTTATGGTAATTCCAAGGACTATGACCTTAATTTTCAAACTTTAGAAGGAAATACAACTCAAGCTGAATTATTTAAAGCCTATCAGACCATCATAGAAATGAGTGGTCATGGGACATATAATTTTGCAAAGATGGAAACAAATGAAGCGCTGAGAACTGTCAGAGAGGTTTTTGATAAACTCAACATCAGTACGGATATATTGACTTTTGACTCTTCTTTGGAAGGACATGTTTTAGAACAGCAGTCTATGTATCGCTTGTGGCATCTTCTTTATTCCTTTGAGGGCGATAATTCTGTCATGGGTAATGAGTCATTGATAAATAAGCTTAAAGAGCTTTTTGGCTTTGAAAAAGAATATGCTACGGTTTTATCAAACGTTATTTTTAAATCTGATTATGCAAGTTTAAGTGCAAAGGCTATACGCAAAATACTCCCACATTTGAAAGATGGTAATGATTATAGTGTGGCTTGCGAGTACGCTGGCTATCGTCACTCTAAACGATCACTCACAAAGGAAGAGATAAAGAATAAAATCTTGAAGGACAAACTAGAATTGTTGCCTCGAAATAGTTTGCGTAATCCTGTTGTGGAAAAGATTCTTAATCAAATGATAAATGTGGTCAATAGTGTTTCATCTGCTTATGGCAAACCCGATGAGATACGTATTGAACTCGCACGTGAACTAAAGAAATCGGCTAAAGAGCGTGAAGAGATGACAAAATCCATCAATGCAACTACCAGGCTACATGAGGATTATGTAAAAATTCTGAAAGCAGAACCTTTTAATCTTTCACATGTCAGTCGTAATGATATTATCCGTTACAAACTATATTTAGAATTAGAGAAGAATGCATATAAGACATTATATTCAAATACATACATATCAAAGGAAAAGCTTTTTACTAAGGAGTTTGAAATAGAACATATCATTCCTAAAGCCAAATTATTTGACGACTCACTCTCAAATAAAACACTTGAAGCAAGACAAGTTAATCTTGATAAGAGAGATATGACTGCTTTTGACTTTATTGAAGAAAAATATGGAAAAGAATATGCCTCGAAATATGCAAACAAAATTGAAGATTTTTACCTTAGTAAAATTATCAGTAAAACAAAACGGGATAAACTCTTGATGAAAGAGGCGGAGATACCAAGTGGCTTTATCAATAGAGATCTTCGTGATTCTCAGTATATCGCAAAAAAAGCGAGGGAAATACTTGAAGAATATGTTCCTGTCGTTGTCCCAACTACTGGTAGTGTAACTGATCGATTGCGAGAGGATTGGCAGCTGGTAGATGTTATGCAAGAACTCAACTGGGACAAGTATGACAAACTTGGCATGACAAAATATGAGATTGGACACGACGGACAACTTATCCCCAAAATTAAAGATTGGACGAAACGCAATGATCATCGTCATCATGCAATGGACGCTCTAACAATAGCATTCACAAAACATAGTTATATCCAGTATTTAAATAACTTAAACGCAAGAGTTCAAAAAGGGGTGGATGATTATATTGATCTAGAAATGGTGAATCTTTCAGAGTTAGACAAAGAACAGCGTTCATCAGTAATGTATGCAATAGAAAGAAAGGAACTGCAACGCGACAAACATGGTAAGCTCCGTTTTATTGCTCCTATGCCAATTGACCAATTTAGGGAAGAGGCAAAACGTCAACTAGAAAAGATTATTATTTCAAACAAAGCCAAAAATAAAGTCGTAACACGTAATATAAACATATCAAAGAAAAAGTCAGGAACGAATAAAGCTATCCAACTGACACCTCGTGGACAACTGCATCTTGAAACTATATACGGTAGCAATAAAACACCTATCATCAAAGAGGAAAAAATAAATGCATCATTTGACAAGCTTAAGATTGCTACTATATGTAGTAAGAAATATAGAGAGGCCCTTTCTAATCGTCTGAAACAGTTCGCTAATGATCCTAAAAAAGCATTTACAGGAAAGAATAGCTTAGATAAAAATCCTGTATGGGTCGATGATAGACGAACTGAAAAGGTTCCAGAAAAAGTTAAGACGTTAAGTTACGAAACCATCTATACTATTCGAAAGGAAATAACGCCAGACCTAAAAATAGATAAGGTTGTTGATAATAGAATTAAGTCTATTTTACAAACACGTTTAGCTAAATATGGTGGAGATGCAAAAGCTGCATTCTCAAATCTCGATAAAAATCCTATTTGGATTGATAAGGAGAAAGGTATATCACTCAAACGAGTTACTATAACTGGCATAAATAATGCGGTAGCTCTTCATGACAAACGTGATAAGGATGGGAAACTTATCCTAAATAAGGATGGAAAAACTCAGCCTGTGGACTTTGTTAGTACCGGCAACAATCACCATGTTGCAATTTATCGAAAACCAAAGGTTGACAAAGAGGGAGAGCAGCTTTACGGAAATGGAGGAGAACCACTATTTGATTATGACGAGAAGGTCGTTTCTTTCTATGAAGCAACGTCACTTGCTGTTCTAGGGTATCCAATCATTGATAAGGAGTATATGAAAGATCAAGGATGGCAATTCCTTTTTACGATGAAACAGAATGAGTATTTTGTATTCCCAAGGTATGATGACAATGGTAACATGATTTTCAACCCTCATGACTATGATGAGGAATGGTATCATAATCCTGAGAATTATCCCATTATAAGTCCGAATCTTTTTAGAGTACAATCAATTTCTAAGGTTATGTATGGTAATTCTCCCGTCAGAGATTATATTTTTAGACATCATTTGGAAACTACTGTTTCGTCGAAACTAAAAGGTGTTACCTATCAGCAACACAAATCGTTATCTTTTATCCCCTACATAGTAAAAGTTCGTGTCAACCACATAGGACAAATCGTATCGATTGGAGAATATGAGTAA
- the cas2 gene encoding CRISPR-associated endonuclease Cas2: MIAERFSEYRVMWLLVLFDLPTETKKDKKEYVKFRKRLMEDGFTMFQFSIYVRHCASMENAEVHRKRVKNMLPEFGKVGIMCITDKQFGNIELFFGTKPQQPNAPGQQLELF; encoded by the coding sequence ATGATTGCAGAACGATTTAGCGAATACAGAGTTATGTGGCTCTTAGTACTTTTCGATTTGCCGACGGAGACGAAAAAGGATAAGAAAGAATATGTAAAGTTTCGCAAGCGTCTCATGGAAGATGGTTTTACTATGTTTCAGTTTTCCATCTATGTACGTCATTGTGCCAGTATGGAAAACGCGGAGGTTCATCGAAAGCGTGTGAAAAATATGTTGCCTGAGTTTGGAAAAGTGGGTATCATGTGCATCACGGATAAACAATTTGGCAACATAGAACTCTTCTTTGGTACCAAGCCTCAACAGCCAAATGCTCCTGGTCAGCAATTGGAATTATTTTAG
- the cas1 gene encoding type II CRISPR-associated endonuclease Cas1, with the protein MIKKTLCFSNPAYLSMRNAQLVIKLPEVEKADNLTEDYKKTTEVTRPIEDIGVVVLDNKQITITQGALEALLENNSAVITCDSNHLPVGLLLPLVGNTTQNERFRDQLDASQPLRKQLWQQTMQYKIRNQAAVLSKCSNAETKCMQVWANDVRSGDPDNYEARAAVYYWKSLFGHIPEFIRDREGVAPNNLLNYGYAILRAVVARSLVASGLLPTLGIHHHNRYNAYCLADDIMEPYRPYVDRLVYDITEQYGVDVELSKDIKAELLSIPTLDVVIGGKRSPLMIAAAQTTASLYKCFSGELRKIAYPEMT; encoded by the coding sequence ATGATCAAAAAGACCCTATGTTTTAGCAATCCTGCCTACCTCTCAATGAGGAATGCCCAGTTAGTCATCAAGTTACCTGAGGTGGAGAAGGCTGACAATCTCACAGAGGATTACAAGAAAACAACTGAGGTAACAAGACCTATAGAGGATATTGGTGTGGTGGTACTCGACAACAAACAGATTACCATCACACAAGGGGCTTTAGAGGCTCTTCTTGAAAATAACAGTGCTGTCATCACCTGTGATTCAAATCACCTGCCTGTTGGGTTGCTTCTGCCATTGGTGGGTAATACAACTCAAAACGAGCGGTTCCGAGATCAACTGGATGCTTCGCAGCCTCTTCGAAAGCAATTGTGGCAACAAACCATGCAATATAAGATTCGCAATCAAGCAGCCGTACTTAGTAAATGCTCTAATGCTGAGACGAAATGTATGCAGGTATGGGCTAACGATGTGCGTAGTGGCGACCCTGACAACTACGAGGCTCGTGCAGCCGTGTACTATTGGAAGAGTCTGTTTGGGCATATTCCTGAGTTTATTAGAGACAGAGAAGGTGTCGCCCCTAACAATCTTTTGAACTATGGTTATGCCATTCTTCGCGCTGTAGTAGCCCGCTCGCTTGTTGCCAGCGGACTACTCCCTACCCTCGGCATCCATCATCACAATCGTTATAATGCCTATTGTTTGGCTGACGATATCATGGAACCATATCGACCCTATGTAGATCGATTGGTATATGATATCACCGAGCAGTATGGTGTTGATGTAGAGCTATCGAAGGACATCAAGGCTGAGCTATTGTCAATTCCTACTCTTGATGTGGTGATAGGCGGAAAACGAAGTCCGCTGATGATAGCCGCTGCTCAGACAACAGCTTCTCTCTATAAGTGTTTTAGCGGTGAACTACGAAAGATTGCTTATCCGGAAATGACATAG